In the Thalassoglobus sp. JC818 genome, one interval contains:
- a CDS encoding response regulator encodes MARILVVDDSLVDLRLASRLLEKIPDWEVTTARNGREGLEQVELEIPDLIVTDLKMPEMNGLELVEAIRNEYPLVPVVLMTAGGSETIAVTALEKGAASYVPKTELGSELIDTVERILASSNKRRKRRRLLNYLSSVSYVLDNDLDLISALVAEIRETVQERWIFDENESLRFASAVDEALTNAYFHGNLEVSSDLREEDPNAYHDLANTRRKVEPFRSRQIHVELNMSKEEVSITIVDQGSGFDPEALPDPTSPGYLERPSGRGVLLMRAFTDSIEFNPTGNAVTLRKKVNRQLNGDYIIDDTLETSE; translated from the coding sequence ATGGCGAGGATTTTGGTTGTTGATGACAGTCTGGTCGACTTGCGATTGGCAAGCCGATTGCTGGAAAAGATTCCGGACTGGGAAGTCACAACTGCGCGCAACGGTCGTGAGGGTTTGGAACAGGTCGAACTTGAAATTCCAGACTTAATCGTCACCGACCTGAAGATGCCGGAGATGAACGGGCTGGAACTGGTCGAAGCCATCCGCAACGAATATCCGCTCGTGCCTGTGGTGCTCATGACTGCCGGCGGAAGTGAAACGATCGCCGTGACTGCCCTCGAAAAAGGAGCGGCCAGCTATGTTCCCAAGACAGAACTCGGAAGCGAGCTGATCGACACTGTCGAGAGAATTCTTGCTTCCTCAAACAAGCGGCGAAAACGTCGCCGGCTTCTGAACTATCTGTCATCAGTCAGCTACGTACTCGACAACGATCTCGATCTGATTTCCGCACTCGTGGCAGAGATTCGAGAGACTGTCCAGGAAAGATGGATCTTCGACGAAAACGAAAGTCTTCGGTTTGCCTCAGCGGTCGATGAAGCCTTGACGAACGCTTACTTCCATGGAAATTTGGAAGTCAGTTCTGATCTGCGAGAAGAGGATCCCAACGCCTATCACGATCTGGCGAACACGCGTCGCAAGGTGGAACCGTTTCGGTCGCGGCAGATTCATGTCGAACTGAACATGAGCAAGGAAGAAGTCTCGATCACCATTGTCGATCAGGGATCAGGATTTGATCCTGAAGCTTTGCCGGACCCGACTTCTCCCGGGTATCTCGAACGTCCAAGCGGGCGAGGCGTTTTGCTGATGCGAGCGTTCACCGATTCGATTGAATTCAATCCCACCGGCAACGCTGTGACTCTTCGCAAAAAAGTGAATCGCCAACTGAATGGCGATTACATTATCGACGACACTCTTGAGACCAGCGAGTAA